One genomic window of Oryctolagus cuniculus chromosome 11, mOryCun1.1, whole genome shotgun sequence includes the following:
- the HDAC10 gene encoding polyamine deacetylase HDAC10 isoform X1 — MGTALVYHEDMTATRLLWDDPQCQIECPARLDAALSGLRQCGLEQRCFRLSARKASEAELGLVHSPEYVALVRGTQALAEQELQALSAQFDAVYFHPRTYHCAQLAAGAALQLVDAVLTGTVRNGLALVRPPGHHSQRAAANGFCVFNNVAIAAQHAKQKHGLHRILIVDWDIHHGQGIQYIFEDDPSVLYFSWHRYEHGRFWPFLRESDADAVGQGQGRGFTVNLPWNQVGMGDPDYMAAFLHVLLPLAFEFDPELVLVSAGFDSAIGDPEGQMQATPECFAHLTRLLQVLAGGRVCAVLEGGYHLESLAQSVCMTVRALLGDPILPLSGPMVPCHSALESIQSVQRAHAPHWRSLQQPGRCSRVGADRAHRGSLDGRDSESPPDAASGTCSPPLPGAVACETAAAALSSLLDRLRLRPVPPVLTAAALTVPGAARLLPPDVLCQEESAPREETEAWARPHEALAQDKALTALGKLLYLLDGTLDGQVNNSLVVTPGPAVAATLDVAIRRGLSRGAQRVLCVTLGQLDRPLDLADDGRTLWLNSKVEEAAAPSMFHVRTPLPATTGGFLNCVLGLVLPLAYGFQPDLVLVALGPAHGLQDPWAALLAAMLQGPAGGRVLVLLEEESAPRLARTLALVLHGQAPPSLGPFSMASPEDIQALTYLRGQLQPQWKMLQDPSRGPLPGAPCSQLCASSQPEAGPGGDGAAHQPPGAGR, encoded by the exons ATGGGGACCGCCCTCGTGTACCACGAGGACATGACGGCCACCCGGCTGCTCTGGGACGA CCCGCAGTGCCAGATCGAGTGTCCTGCGCGCCTGGACGCCGCGCTGAGTGGTCTGCGGCAGTGTGGTTTGGAGCAGAGGTGCTTCCGCCTGTCAGCCCGCAAGGCCTCCGAGGCGGAGCTGGGCCTGGTGCACAG CCCCGAGTACGTGGCCCTGGTGCGGGGAACCCAGGCCCTGGCTGAGCAGGAGCTGCAAGCGCTGTCTGCACAGTTCGACGCTGTCTACTTCCACCCG AGGACCTATCACTGTGCCCAGCTTGCTGCGGGGGCTGCGCTGCAGCTGGTGGATGCCGTGCTGACCGGAACTGTACGCAACGGACTCGCCCTGGTGAG gcCTCCTGGGCACCACAGCCAGAGGGCAGCTGCCAATGGGTTCTGTGTGTTCAACAATGTGGCCATAGCGGCGCAACATGCCAAGCAGAAGCATGGGCTGCACAG GATCCTCATTGTTGACTGGGACATCCACCACGGACAAGGCATCCAGTATATCTTTGAGGATGACCCCAG TGTCCTCTACTTCTCCTGGCACCGCTACGAGCACGGACGCTTCTGGCCGTTCCTGCGAGAGTCGGACGCCGATGCGgtcgggcaggggcagggccgtggtTTCACCGTCAACCTGCCCTGGAACCAG GTggggatgggagacccagactacaTGGCCGCCTTCTTGCACGTGCTCCTCCCGCTGGCCTTTGAG TTTGATCCTGAGCTGGTGCTGGTCTCAGCAGGATTCGACTCGGCCATCGGGGATCCCGAG GGGCAGATGCAGGCCACGCCGGAGTGCTTCGCCCACCTCACACggctgctgcaggtgctggctggaGGCCGGGTCTGTGCTGTGCTGGAG GGCGGCTACCATCTGGAGTCCCTGGCACAGTCGGTGTGCATGACGGTGCGGGCCCTGCTGGGTGATCCCATCCTGCCCCTATCGGGGCCCATGGTGCCATGTCACAG CGCCCTGGAGTCCATCCAGAGTGTCCAGAGAGCCCACGCCCCTCACTGGaggagcctgcagcagccaggtcggTGTAGCCGTGTTGGGGCAGACAGGGCTCACCGGGGCTCCCTCGATGGCCGGGATTCGGAGTCGCCTCCAGACGCAGCCTCCGGCACCTGCTCCCCTCCGCTGCCCGGGGCTGTGGCGTGTGAGACAGCAGCAGCTGCCCTGAGCTCCCTCCTGGACCGGCTGCGTCTCCGCCCCGTGCCTCCTGTCCTGACAGCCGCTGCCCTGACTGTGCCAGGAGCTGCCCGGCTCCTGCCCCCTGATGTCCTCTGCCAGGAGGAGTCGGCAcccagggaggagacagaggcctgggccag GCCACACGAGGCGCTGGCCCAGGACAAGGCCCTCACTGCCCTTGGGAAGCTCCTGTACCTTTTAGACGGGACCCTGGATGGGCAG GTGAACAACAGCCTCGTAGTCACCCCGGGCCCTGCTGTGGCGGCCACCCTGGACGTGGCCATTCGCCGAGGTCTGTCCCGCGGAGCCCAGAG GGTGCTCTGTGTGACCCTCGGACAGCTGGATCGGCCCCTGGACCTTGCGGACGATGG GAGGACCCTGTGGCTGAACAGCAAGGTCGAGGAGGCGGCCGCCCCGTCCATGTTCCACGTCCGCACACCACTGCCGGCG ACAACTGGAGGGTTCCTGAACTGCGTCTTGGGCCTGGTGCTGCCCCTGGCCTACGGTTTCCAACCTGACCTGGTGCTGGTGGCTCTGGGGCCTGCCCACGGCCTGCAAGACCCTTGGGCGGCTCTGCTGGCCGCAATGCTGCAGGGGCCAGCAGGAGGCCGAGTCCTGGTCCTGCTGGAGGAG GAATCCGCACCCCGGCTTGCAAGGACCCTGGCCCTCGTGCTGCACGGACAGGCGCCTCCCAGCCTGGGCCCGTTCTCCATGGCCTCTCCAGAGGACATCCAGGCCCTGACCTACCTAAGGGGTCAGCTGCAGCCGCAGTGGAAGATGCTGCAGGACCCTTCCCGGGGCCCGCTCCCCGGAGCTCCGTGCAGCCAGCTCTGCGCCTCTTCGCAGCCCGAAGCGGGCCCAGGCGGGGACGGCGCCGCACACCAGCCTCCCGGAGCCGGCCGTTAG
- the HDAC10 gene encoding polyamine deacetylase HDAC10 isoform X3 yields MGTALVYHEDMTATRLLWDDPQCQIECPARLDAALSGLRQCGLEQRCFRLSARKASEAELGLVHSPEYVALVRGTQALAEQELQALSAQFDAVYFHPRTYHCAQLAAGAALQLVDAVLTGTVRNGLALVRPPGHHSQRAAANGFCVFNNVAIAAQHAKQKHGLHRILIVDWDIHHGQGIQYIFEDDPSVLYFSWHRYEHGRFWPFLRESDADAVGQGQGRGFTVNLPWNQVGMGDPDYMAAFLHVLLPLAFEVTGCLILSWCWSQQDSTRPSGIPRGRCRPRRSASPTSHGCCRCWLEAGSVLCWSALESIQSVQRAHAPHWRSLQQPGRCSRVGADRAHRGSLDGRDSESPPDAASGTCSPPLPGAVACETAAAALSSLLDRLRLRPVPPVLTAAALTVPGAARLLPPDVLCQEESAPREETEAWARPHEALAQDKALTALGKLLYLLDGTLDGQVNNSLVVTPGPAVAATLDVAIRRGLSRGAQRVLCVTLGQLDRPLDLADDGRTLWLNSKVEEAAAPSMFHVRTPLPATTGGFLNCVLGLVLPLAYGFQPDLVLVALGPAHGLQDPWAALLAAMLQGPAGGRVLVLLEEESAPRLARTLALVLHGQAPPSLGPFSMASPEDIQALTYLRGQLQPQWKMLQDPSRGPLPGAPCSQLCASSQPEAGPGGDGAAHQPPGAGR; encoded by the exons ATGGGGACCGCCCTCGTGTACCACGAGGACATGACGGCCACCCGGCTGCTCTGGGACGA CCCGCAGTGCCAGATCGAGTGTCCTGCGCGCCTGGACGCCGCGCTGAGTGGTCTGCGGCAGTGTGGTTTGGAGCAGAGGTGCTTCCGCCTGTCAGCCCGCAAGGCCTCCGAGGCGGAGCTGGGCCTGGTGCACAG CCCCGAGTACGTGGCCCTGGTGCGGGGAACCCAGGCCCTGGCTGAGCAGGAGCTGCAAGCGCTGTCTGCACAGTTCGACGCTGTCTACTTCCACCCG AGGACCTATCACTGTGCCCAGCTTGCTGCGGGGGCTGCGCTGCAGCTGGTGGATGCCGTGCTGACCGGAACTGTACGCAACGGACTCGCCCTGGTGAG gcCTCCTGGGCACCACAGCCAGAGGGCAGCTGCCAATGGGTTCTGTGTGTTCAACAATGTGGCCATAGCGGCGCAACATGCCAAGCAGAAGCATGGGCTGCACAG GATCCTCATTGTTGACTGGGACATCCACCACGGACAAGGCATCCAGTATATCTTTGAGGATGACCCCAG TGTCCTCTACTTCTCCTGGCACCGCTACGAGCACGGACGCTTCTGGCCGTTCCTGCGAGAGTCGGACGCCGATGCGgtcgggcaggggcagggccgtggtTTCACCGTCAACCTGCCCTGGAACCAG GTggggatgggagacccagactacaTGGCCGCCTTCTTGCACGTGCTCCTCCCGCTGGCCTTTGAGGTGACTGG ttg TTTGATCCTGAGCTGGTGCTGGTCTCAGCAGGATTCGACTCGGCCATCGGGGATCCCGAG GGGCAGATGCAGGCCACGCCGGAGTGCTTCGCCCACCTCACACggctgctgcaggtgctggctggaGGCCGGGTCTGTGCTGTGCTGGAG CGCCCTGGAGTCCATCCAGAGTGTCCAGAGAGCCCACGCCCCTCACTGGaggagcctgcagcagccaggtcggTGTAGCCGTGTTGGGGCAGACAGGGCTCACCGGGGCTCCCTCGATGGCCGGGATTCGGAGTCGCCTCCAGACGCAGCCTCCGGCACCTGCTCCCCTCCGCTGCCCGGGGCTGTGGCGTGTGAGACAGCAGCAGCTGCCCTGAGCTCCCTCCTGGACCGGCTGCGTCTCCGCCCCGTGCCTCCTGTCCTGACAGCCGCTGCCCTGACTGTGCCAGGAGCTGCCCGGCTCCTGCCCCCTGATGTCCTCTGCCAGGAGGAGTCGGCAcccagggaggagacagaggcctgggccag GCCACACGAGGCGCTGGCCCAGGACAAGGCCCTCACTGCCCTTGGGAAGCTCCTGTACCTTTTAGACGGGACCCTGGATGGGCAG GTGAACAACAGCCTCGTAGTCACCCCGGGCCCTGCTGTGGCGGCCACCCTGGACGTGGCCATTCGCCGAGGTCTGTCCCGCGGAGCCCAGAG GGTGCTCTGTGTGACCCTCGGACAGCTGGATCGGCCCCTGGACCTTGCGGACGATGG GAGGACCCTGTGGCTGAACAGCAAGGTCGAGGAGGCGGCCGCCCCGTCCATGTTCCACGTCCGCACACCACTGCCGGCG ACAACTGGAGGGTTCCTGAACTGCGTCTTGGGCCTGGTGCTGCCCCTGGCCTACGGTTTCCAACCTGACCTGGTGCTGGTGGCTCTGGGGCCTGCCCACGGCCTGCAAGACCCTTGGGCGGCTCTGCTGGCCGCAATGCTGCAGGGGCCAGCAGGAGGCCGAGTCCTGGTCCTGCTGGAGGAG GAATCCGCACCCCGGCTTGCAAGGACCCTGGCCCTCGTGCTGCACGGACAGGCGCCTCCCAGCCTGGGCCCGTTCTCCATGGCCTCTCCAGAGGACATCCAGGCCCTGACCTACCTAAGGGGTCAGCTGCAGCCGCAGTGGAAGATGCTGCAGGACCCTTCCCGGGGCCCGCTCCCCGGAGCTCCGTGCAGCCAGCTCTGCGCCTCTTCGCAGCCCGAAGCGGGCCCAGGCGGGGACGGCGCCGCACACCAGCCTCCCGGAGCCGGCCGTTAG
- the HDAC10 gene encoding polyamine deacetylase HDAC10 isoform X2: MGTALVYHEDMTATRLLWDDPQCQIECPARLDAALSGLRQCGLEQRCFRLSARKASEAELGLVHSPEYVALVRGTQALAEQELQALSAQFDAVYFHPRTYHCAQLAAGAALQLVDAVLTGTVRNGLALVRPPGHHSQRAAANGFCVFNNVAIAAQHAKQKHGLHRILIVDWDIHHGQGIQYIFEDDPSVLYFSWHRYEHGRFWPFLRESDADAVGQGQGRGFTVNLPWNQVGMGDPDYMAAFLHVLLPLAFEFDPELVLVSAGFDSAIGDPEGQMQATPECFAHLTRLLQGGYHLESLAQSVCMTVRALLGDPILPLSGPMVPCHSALESIQSVQRAHAPHWRSLQQPGRCSRVGADRAHRGSLDGRDSESPPDAASGTCSPPLPGAVACETAAAALSSLLDRLRLRPVPPVLTAAALTVPGAARLLPPDVLCQEESAPREETEAWARPHEALAQDKALTALGKLLYLLDGTLDGQVNNSLVVTPGPAVAATLDVAIRRGLSRGAQRVLCVTLGQLDRPLDLADDGRTLWLNSKVEEAAAPSMFHVRTPLPATTGGFLNCVLGLVLPLAYGFQPDLVLVALGPAHGLQDPWAALLAAMLQGPAGGRVLVLLEEESAPRLARTLALVLHGQAPPSLGPFSMASPEDIQALTYLRGQLQPQWKMLQDPSRGPLPGAPCSQLCASSQPEAGPGGDGAAHQPPGAGR, translated from the exons ATGGGGACCGCCCTCGTGTACCACGAGGACATGACGGCCACCCGGCTGCTCTGGGACGA CCCGCAGTGCCAGATCGAGTGTCCTGCGCGCCTGGACGCCGCGCTGAGTGGTCTGCGGCAGTGTGGTTTGGAGCAGAGGTGCTTCCGCCTGTCAGCCCGCAAGGCCTCCGAGGCGGAGCTGGGCCTGGTGCACAG CCCCGAGTACGTGGCCCTGGTGCGGGGAACCCAGGCCCTGGCTGAGCAGGAGCTGCAAGCGCTGTCTGCACAGTTCGACGCTGTCTACTTCCACCCG AGGACCTATCACTGTGCCCAGCTTGCTGCGGGGGCTGCGCTGCAGCTGGTGGATGCCGTGCTGACCGGAACTGTACGCAACGGACTCGCCCTGGTGAG gcCTCCTGGGCACCACAGCCAGAGGGCAGCTGCCAATGGGTTCTGTGTGTTCAACAATGTGGCCATAGCGGCGCAACATGCCAAGCAGAAGCATGGGCTGCACAG GATCCTCATTGTTGACTGGGACATCCACCACGGACAAGGCATCCAGTATATCTTTGAGGATGACCCCAG TGTCCTCTACTTCTCCTGGCACCGCTACGAGCACGGACGCTTCTGGCCGTTCCTGCGAGAGTCGGACGCCGATGCGgtcgggcaggggcagggccgtggtTTCACCGTCAACCTGCCCTGGAACCAG GTggggatgggagacccagactacaTGGCCGCCTTCTTGCACGTGCTCCTCCCGCTGGCCTTTGAG TTTGATCCTGAGCTGGTGCTGGTCTCAGCAGGATTCGACTCGGCCATCGGGGATCCCGAG GGGCAGATGCAGGCCACGCCGGAGTGCTTCGCCCACCTCACACggctgctgcag GGCGGCTACCATCTGGAGTCCCTGGCACAGTCGGTGTGCATGACGGTGCGGGCCCTGCTGGGTGATCCCATCCTGCCCCTATCGGGGCCCATGGTGCCATGTCACAG CGCCCTGGAGTCCATCCAGAGTGTCCAGAGAGCCCACGCCCCTCACTGGaggagcctgcagcagccaggtcggTGTAGCCGTGTTGGGGCAGACAGGGCTCACCGGGGCTCCCTCGATGGCCGGGATTCGGAGTCGCCTCCAGACGCAGCCTCCGGCACCTGCTCCCCTCCGCTGCCCGGGGCTGTGGCGTGTGAGACAGCAGCAGCTGCCCTGAGCTCCCTCCTGGACCGGCTGCGTCTCCGCCCCGTGCCTCCTGTCCTGACAGCCGCTGCCCTGACTGTGCCAGGAGCTGCCCGGCTCCTGCCCCCTGATGTCCTCTGCCAGGAGGAGTCGGCAcccagggaggagacagaggcctgggccag GCCACACGAGGCGCTGGCCCAGGACAAGGCCCTCACTGCCCTTGGGAAGCTCCTGTACCTTTTAGACGGGACCCTGGATGGGCAG GTGAACAACAGCCTCGTAGTCACCCCGGGCCCTGCTGTGGCGGCCACCCTGGACGTGGCCATTCGCCGAGGTCTGTCCCGCGGAGCCCAGAG GGTGCTCTGTGTGACCCTCGGACAGCTGGATCGGCCCCTGGACCTTGCGGACGATGG GAGGACCCTGTGGCTGAACAGCAAGGTCGAGGAGGCGGCCGCCCCGTCCATGTTCCACGTCCGCACACCACTGCCGGCG ACAACTGGAGGGTTCCTGAACTGCGTCTTGGGCCTGGTGCTGCCCCTGGCCTACGGTTTCCAACCTGACCTGGTGCTGGTGGCTCTGGGGCCTGCCCACGGCCTGCAAGACCCTTGGGCGGCTCTGCTGGCCGCAATGCTGCAGGGGCCAGCAGGAGGCCGAGTCCTGGTCCTGCTGGAGGAG GAATCCGCACCCCGGCTTGCAAGGACCCTGGCCCTCGTGCTGCACGGACAGGCGCCTCCCAGCCTGGGCCCGTTCTCCATGGCCTCTCCAGAGGACATCCAGGCCCTGACCTACCTAAGGGGTCAGCTGCAGCCGCAGTGGAAGATGCTGCAGGACCCTTCCCGGGGCCCGCTCCCCGGAGCTCCGTGCAGCCAGCTCTGCGCCTCTTCGCAGCCCGAAGCGGGCCCAGGCGGGGACGGCGCCGCACACCAGCCTCCCGGAGCCGGCCGTTAG